In Hyla sarda isolate aHylSar1 chromosome 9, aHylSar1.hap1, whole genome shotgun sequence, the following proteins share a genomic window:
- the LOC130291475 gene encoding uncharacterized protein LOC130291475 isoform X2, whose amino-acid sequence MDRSPEEDFPSDTETARGQGVTKKPKVTAAIFYKRTSARPAAKSSSGQTSRQPIRDICHVETETLAENETAITDAEVALNVHQEGSDTEIDNIMHVSPALADVNIGIVEEEVPWSSIAPDKPFSPLLFVHDIDDDYQESQSPPSSSGSIVVDTPSHAKTATVTSTRTLATASKSTPLPEKPSPSAQPSVSGNRKSKVWEHFITVGDGRLAKCKLCGKEVSCGKVLGHLTNAGMDNHLRTHHKAVLMREESGLAAPPSKRKGSSSASSSATMSSASDNLEKGQGAEAVVHPSKGNQSTIEQFTGFHPRGISRQQSRKITRLIGELIAIGGAPFNMVEGEPFKRLLKALAPQYIVPSRTTFSRSIVPALYKSCVEKRSWEKLLDSLYI is encoded by the coding sequence ATGGACAGATCCCCTGAGGAAGACTtccccagtgacacagagacagcTAGAGGACAAGGTGTTACCAAGAAGCCAAAGGTAACAGCTGCCATTTTTTATAAGAGGACATCAGCAAGGCCTGCTGCCAAGTCTTCCAGTGGCCAAACTTCTAGGCAACCAATCAGAGACATCTGCCATGTGGAGACGGAGACTCTAGCAGAAAATGAGACAGCCATTACTGATGCTGAGGTGGCCCTAAATGTCCATCAAGAAGGCTCTGACACAGAAATAGACAACATCATGCATGTCAGTCCTGCCCTTGCAGATGTGAACATTGGCATTGTAGAAGAGGAGGTACCATGGTCCAGTATTGCACCAGATAAACCTTTTTCGCCACTACTATTCGTACATGACATTGATGATGACTATCAAGAATCTCAATCACCACCATCCTCCTCTGGCTCCATAGTTGTGGATACACCCTCCCATGCAAAGACTGCCACTGTCACCAGTACAAGGACTTTAGCTACTGCTTCCAAGAGCACTCCCCTTCCAGAAAAACCTTCCCCATCAGCACAACCCAGTGTCAGTGGTAACCGCAAATCTAAGGTATGGGAGCATTTCATAACAGTTGGGGATGGTCGCTTGGCCAAATGTAAGCTATGTGGCAAGGAAGTAAGTTGTGGCAAAGTCTTGGGGCATCTCACCAATGCAGGAATGGATAACCATCTGAGGACACACCACAAGGCAGTGTTGATGAGAGAAGAAAGTGGTTTGGCAGCTCCACCAAGTAAAAGAAAGGGAAGTAGTAGTGCTAGTTCCAGTGCTACTATGAGTTCAGCCTCAGATAACCTGGAAAAGGGGCAAGGGGCTGAAGCTGTTGTTCATCCCAGTAAAGGAAACCAGTCCACCATAGAACAGTTTACTGGTTTTCATCCCAGGGGGATTTCCCGCCAACAGTCCCGCAAGATTACCCGCCTTATAGGTGAGCTCATAGCCATTGGGGGGGCTCCATTTAACATGGTGGAAGGGGAACCTTTTAAACGCCTTCTAAAGGCACTTGCACCCCAATATATTGTACCATCACGTACCACATTCAGCAGAAGTATAGTACCTGCTTTGTATAAATCGTGTGTGGAAAAGAGGAGCTGGGAAAAGCTGCTGGACAGTCTGTACATCTAA
- the LOC130291475 gene encoding zinc finger BED domain-containing protein 4-like isoform X1 yields the protein MVEEWLGEHGDTHPKMGFVLTNGAAKMIKALRNGNFVCVRCSAHVLHLVVKAGLEDTSESNTKLTGVLDSCRKIAGHFHRSVKDSHLLRREQSKAGVPQHRLKQDVSTRWNSTLEMLERILEQQKPIHAMSHENYIGITRAFGREEWTLVAQVVAVLSPFRAVTEKLSQEKASLAQVIPLFTHLLTKMDAFLNNREKLTGVYIVGDVATLVRRLQVLLQRRIKELTDTCPDLMLATMCDPRIKGKMALQANALTSWRDKLIIKVCDRQRLLDVGQERHDEEEEAEEDEPAEISATISNTATTSSRAADFWAETLQSLVGQIRQPSRIPSLRDKVADMVKIYVSEPNIFPTADAMKYWDEKRAIWPALSMVAQELLSCPPTSVQSEQVFSVTGNILCPQRSQLSPQLMEQMTFFKVNLPKLGYPALNFETS from the coding sequence atggtggaaGAATGGCTTGGGGAACACGGAGATACACATCCGAAGATGGGTTTCGTGTTGACTAACGGTGCAGCCAAAATGATAAAGGCATTGCGTAATGGCAACTTTGTATGTGTGCGATGCTCTGCACATGTCCTCCATCTTGTGGTGAAGGCCGGTTTGGAAGACACCTCAGAGAGCAACACAAAGCTCACAGGAGTTCTGGATTCATGTAGAAAAATTGCAGGGCATTTTCACCGGAGTGTTAAAGACAGCCACTTACTCAGACGGGAGCAGAGTAAGGCAGGTGTTcctcaacacagactgaaacaggaTGTTAGCACCCGGTGGAATTCCACACTAGAAATGCTGGAAAGAATCCTAGAGCAGCAGAAACCCATACATGCAATGTCCCATGAAAATTATATTGGCATCACCAGAGCATTTGGCAGGGAGGAGTGGACCTTAGTTGCTCAGGTGGTTGCTGTACTTAGCCCCTTTCGTGCGGTCACGGAAAAGTTAAGCCAGGAGAAGGCAAGTTTGGCGCAAGTCATCCCTCTCTTTACTCATCTGTTAACCAAAATGGATGCCTTCCTGAATAACAGAGAGAAGTTGACTGGAGTCTATATAGTTGGTGATGTTGCCACACTGGTAAGGAGACTCCAGGTCCTACTACAGCGTAGGATTAAAGAGCTGacagacacttgccctgatctaaTGCTAGCCACCATGTGTGACCCCCGGATTAAGGGCAAAATGGCTCTCCAAGCAAATGCCCTAACAAGCTGGAGGGACAAATTAATCATCAAGGTGTGTGACAGACAGAGACTATTAGATGTGGGACAAGAGAGGCAtgatgaggaggaagaagcagaggAAGATGAGCCTGCAGAAATCTCAGCAACCATCAGCAACACTGCTACAACCTCCTCAAGAGCTGCAGACTTTTGGGCAGAGACATTGCAAAGCCTGGTTGGACAAATCAGACAACCCTCTCGGATACCCTCTCTAAGAGACAAGGTGGCAGACATGGTCAAAATTTATGTGTCTGAACCAAATATATTTCCCACTGCCGATGCCATGAAATATTGGGACGAAAAGAGGGCTATTTGGCCTGCTCTAAGCATGGTGGCCCAGGAGCTCCTATCCTGCCCCCCAACCTCTGTGCAAAGTGAGCAGGTATTTTCTGTCACCGGGAACATTCTATGCCCACAGCGTTCTCAACTGTCCCCTCAGCTCATGGAGCAGATGACTTTTTTTAAAGTCAATTTGCCAAAGTTAGGGTACCCAGCCCTAAACTTTGAAACAAGTTAA